The proteins below are encoded in one region of Methanofollis aquaemaris:
- the ilvN gene encoding acetolactate synthase small subunit — protein MRPHTLHVLVENRAGVLSRVSGLFSRRGFNIESLAVGTCEEPGMSRMTIVVLGDDARIEQVKKQLNKLIDVIKVSDITEQSTVDRELALIKVTAEAGEGRAEVMQVASIFRAQIIDVGPKSVILLVAGDPEKIDALERLLRQYGIKEFVRTGKIALMRGMKGGR, from the coding sequence ATGAGGCCGCACACGCTCCACGTCCTCGTCGAGAACAGGGCGGGCGTCCTCTCCAGGGTCTCGGGGCTCTTCTCCCGCCGGGGGTTCAATATTGAGAGCCTTGCCGTCGGCACCTGCGAGGAGCCGGGGATGAGCAGGATGACCATCGTCGTCCTGGGCGACGACGCCAGGATCGAGCAGGTGAAAAAACAGTTGAACAAACTCATCGACGTCATCAAGGTCTCCGACATCACCGAGCAGAGCACGGTCGACCGCGAACTCGCGCTCATCAAGGTGACGGCCGAAGCCGGCGAGGGGAGGGCCGAGGTGATGCAGGTGGCCAGCATCTTCAGGGCCCAGATCATCGATGTTGGGCCAAAGAGCGTCATCCTCCTGGTGGCCGGGGACCCCGAGAAGATCGACGCCCTGGAACGCCTCCTGCGCCAGTACGGGATCAAGGAGTTTGTGCGGACCGGGAAGATTGCGTTGATGCGGGGGATGAAAGGCGGGCGGTAA
- the ilvB gene encoding biosynthetic-type acetolactate synthase large subunit, with protein MKTGARLLVEGLQREGVETIFGYPGGAVLPIYDELYDAPLRHVLVRHEQAAAHAADGYARASGKTGVCLATSGPGACNLVTGIATAYMDSVPLVAVTGQVPTTMLGNDAFQESDITGITFPITKHNYLVKEADEIGQVVRDAFYIAGTGRQGPVLIDLPKDVMTAQVDPVPEVREARLRGYQPTYEGHPRQVERAVALIREAERPLLYIGGGVVASGAAAEVLALAELTAIPVASTLMGLGAVPCDHPLSLGMIGMHGTEAANFAVTECDLLIAVGVRFDDRVTGRVEAFAPHAAVIHIDIDPAEIGKNKPVDVPIVGDAKLVLRAVTAKLARQERGNGWLSRVRRWQEEGTGAAGTADGLSPAAVIRQMNALLDENAIVVSEVGQNQMWTAQHYCFRRPRTWITSGGLGTMGYGFPASIGAQFACPDETVALVAGDGSFQMNIQELGTVVEYDVPVKVVILNNLYLGMVRQWQELFYDRRYSYTELRPVDFVGIAKAYGVDGIRVDDPDEVEPALETAFGSEGAFVLDVRIEREANVFPMVPAGAAINEMIGRRGG; from the coding sequence ATGAAGACTGGAGCACGACTGCTGGTCGAGGGGCTGCAGCGCGAGGGGGTCGAGACGATCTTCGGCTACCCCGGCGGTGCGGTCCTGCCTATCTATGACGAACTCTACGACGCCCCGCTGCGGCATGTGCTGGTCCGCCACGAACAGGCGGCGGCCCACGCAGCCGACGGGTATGCCCGCGCCTCGGGAAAGACCGGGGTATGCCTGGCCACCTCCGGCCCTGGCGCCTGCAACCTGGTCACCGGGATTGCCACCGCGTACATGGACTCGGTACCCCTCGTCGCCGTCACCGGCCAGGTCCCGACGACGATGCTCGGCAACGACGCCTTCCAGGAGTCTGACATCACCGGGATCACCTTCCCGATCACCAAACACAACTATCTCGTCAAAGAGGCCGACGAGATCGGCCAGGTAGTTCGCGACGCCTTCTATATCGCGGGGACCGGACGGCAGGGCCCGGTGCTCATCGACCTCCCCAAAGACGTGATGACCGCCCAGGTCGATCCAGTCCCTGAGGTGCGCGAAGCGCGGCTGCGGGGCTACCAGCCGACGTACGAAGGGCACCCGAGGCAGGTCGAGCGGGCGGTTGCGCTCATCCGGGAGGCCGAGCGTCCGCTCCTCTACATCGGCGGCGGGGTCGTCGCTTCGGGGGCGGCCGCCGAGGTCCTCGCCCTTGCCGAACTGACGGCTATTCCGGTGGCCTCGACCCTGATGGGCCTGGGGGCCGTCCCGTGCGACCATCCGCTCTCCCTGGGAATGATCGGGATGCACGGGACCGAGGCGGCAAACTTCGCCGTCACCGAGTGCGACCTCCTCATCGCCGTCGGGGTGCGCTTCGACGACCGGGTCACCGGCCGGGTGGAGGCCTTCGCCCCGCACGCCGCGGTCATCCACATCGATATCGACCCGGCGGAGATCGGGAAGAACAAACCGGTCGACGTCCCGATCGTCGGGGACGCGAAACTGGTCCTCAGGGCGGTCACCGCAAAACTCGCCCGCCAGGAGAGAGGAAACGGATGGCTCTCCAGGGTGCGGCGCTGGCAGGAGGAAGGGACCGGGGCGGCCGGGACCGCCGACGGACTCAGCCCGGCCGCGGTGATCAGGCAGATGAACGCCCTCCTTGACGAGAACGCGATCGTCGTCTCCGAGGTGGGGCAGAACCAGATGTGGACGGCGCAGCACTACTGCTTCAGGCGGCCGCGGACCTGGATCACCTCAGGCGGGCTCGGGACGATGGGCTACGGTTTCCCGGCGTCGATCGGGGCGCAGTTTGCATGTCCTGACGAGACCGTCGCCCTGGTGGCCGGGGACGGGAGTTTCCAGATGAACATCCAGGAACTGGGCACGGTCGTCGAGTACGATGTCCCGGTGAAGGTGGTCATCCTCAACAACCTCTATCTCGGGATGGTGCGGCAGTGGCAGGAACTCTTCTACGACCGGCGGTACTCGTACACCGAGCTCCGTCCCGTGGACTTTGTCGGGATTGCAAAGGCCTACGGTGTCGATGGGATACGGGTCGACGACCCGGACGAGGTCGAGCCGGCCCTGGAGACGGCCTTCGGTTCGGAGGGGGCGTTTGTGCTGGACGTCAGGATCGAGCGGGAGGCGAATGTCTTCCCGATGGTCCCGGCAGGGGCGGCGATCAACGAGATGATCGGGAGGCGGGGCGGATGA
- a CDS encoding 2-isopropylmalate synthase → MIALFSEKIRFFDTTLRDGEQTPGVSLKPEEKLQIATMLADLGIATIEAGSAAASEGEREAIRLVADAGLGVEVATFVRALPGDIDDAAACGVDCVHLVVPVSDLHIQAKLRKTRDAVCTMAWEAVEYAKDHGLVVELSGEDASRADQEFLAMLFAGGVERGADRLCFCDTVGLMTPELVAERIPTLLSAPLSIHCHDDLGLALANTIAALKAGATAAHVTVNGLGERAGNTALEELAVTLEHLYGVETGLSTEKIYPLATTVSRLTNVPLPTNKAIVGEMAFTHESGIHAHGVLRDASTYEPLTPESVGRTRRIVLGKHSGSASVGAALKELGYHCTEVQHAEVVARVKALGDEGRRVTDADLMAIADSVTGVSSEPAITLRQATMVSGNTVIPTASVTLLVHGKEVTCAATGNGPVDAAVEAVRRAVAGAAEVRLEEYRVDAISGGTDALVEVTVRLSHGGRTLTARGARTDIIMASVEAMVAGMNRLIEEKK, encoded by the coding sequence GTGATTGCTTTATTCTCTGAAAAGATCCGCTTTTTTGACACTACCCTGCGGGACGGGGAGCAGACGCCGGGCGTCTCGCTGAAGCCCGAGGAAAAACTTCAGATCGCAACCATGCTCGCAGACCTTGGCATCGCCACCATCGAGGCAGGATCGGCCGCCGCATCGGAAGGAGAACGTGAGGCCATCAGACTCGTCGCCGACGCCGGGCTCGGGGTCGAAGTCGCCACCTTCGTGCGGGCGCTGCCAGGCGACATCGACGATGCCGCGGCGTGCGGGGTCGACTGCGTCCACCTCGTCGTGCCGGTGAGCGACCTGCACATCCAGGCAAAACTGAGGAAGACGCGGGACGCGGTCTGCACCATGGCCTGGGAGGCGGTTGAGTATGCGAAAGACCACGGGCTCGTCGTCGAACTCTCGGGCGAAGACGCCTCACGGGCAGACCAGGAGTTCCTGGCCATGCTTTTTGCGGGCGGGGTGGAGCGGGGGGCCGATCGCCTCTGCTTCTGCGACACGGTCGGGCTCATGACTCCTGAACTGGTCGCGGAAAGAATCCCGACGCTCCTCTCCGCACCGCTGAGCATCCACTGCCACGACGACCTCGGCCTCGCCCTCGCCAACACCATCGCCGCGCTCAAGGCCGGGGCGACTGCCGCTCATGTGACCGTGAACGGCCTGGGAGAACGCGCCGGGAACACCGCCCTCGAAGAACTGGCCGTGACCCTGGAGCACCTCTACGGGGTGGAGACCGGGCTATCGACCGAGAAGATCTATCCGCTTGCGACGACGGTCTCGCGGCTGACCAACGTCCCGCTCCCGACGAACAAGGCGATCGTCGGCGAGATGGCCTTCACCCACGAGAGCGGGATCCACGCCCACGGCGTCCTGCGGGACGCGAGCACCTACGAACCGCTCACGCCCGAGAGCGTCGGGCGGACCAGGCGGATCGTGCTCGGGAAACATTCGGGCTCAGCCTCGGTCGGGGCCGCACTCAAAGAACTCGGCTACCACTGCACCGAGGTGCAGCACGCCGAGGTCGTCGCCAGGGTCAAGGCCCTCGGCGACGAAGGGCGGCGGGTCACCGACGCCGACCTGATGGCCATCGCCGACTCGGTCACGGGGGTGAGCAGCGAACCGGCGATCACCCTCAGACAGGCGACCATGGTCTCGGGCAACACCGTCATCCCGACGGCCTCGGTCACCCTCCTCGTCCACGGCAAGGAGGTGACCTGCGCCGCCACCGGGAACGGTCCGGTCGACGCCGCCGTCGAGGCGGTGCGGCGGGCGGTCGCCGGTGCCGCCGAGGTGCGGCTCGAAGAGTACCGCGTGGACGCGATCAGCGGGGGCACCGACGCCCTCGTCGAGGTGACGGTGCGGCTCAGCCACGGAGGGCGGACACTCACGGCGCGGGGGGCGAGGACCGACATCATCATGGCAAGCGTGGAGGCGATGGTCGCCGGCATGAACAGACTGATTGAGGAGAAAAAATGA
- a CDS encoding DUF4013 domain-containing protein, with translation MDYGSMLGDSFEYAKEAVWGKWLKWVFLFISMIIFPLFMGYLMEIYRGKTPAPEFEDWVKLLIDGIKLFIVELIYSIPLLIVAVVFFGGSIALMAGGGSDAAVAAAIGGMLLGILVMIVVGFLVGLIAAFGFIRFARTDSFGEAFNISAILAHIGAVGWGSYIIALIVLWVVTVVIGLVIGIIMSIPFIGWVIAIFLYPVLGIFTARYMTLIYDSAAAPA, from the coding sequence ATGGATTATGGTTCTATGCTTGGTGATTCCTTCGAATATGCGAAGGAAGCGGTCTGGGGAAAATGGTTGAAGTGGGTCTTCCTCTTCATCTCGATGATCATCTTCCCCCTGTTCATGGGATATCTGATGGAGATCTACCGGGGCAAGACTCCAGCACCCGAATTTGAGGACTGGGTCAAACTCCTCATCGACGGGATCAAACTCTTCATCGTCGAACTCATCTACAGCATCCCCCTGCTGATCGTCGCCGTGGTCTTCTTCGGCGGTTCTATCGCCCTCATGGCAGGCGGAGGCTCCGACGCCGCAGTCGCCGCCGCGATCGGGGGAATGCTCCTCGGGATACTCGTCATGATCGTGGTCGGCTTCCTCGTTGGCCTGATCGCCGCCTTCGGGTTCATCAGATTTGCACGGACCGACAGCTTCGGTGAGGCCTTCAACATCTCGGCGATCCTGGCGCATATCGGTGCGGTCGGATGGGGCAGTTACATCATCGCCTTGATCGTCCTCTGGGTGGTAACCGTCGTGATCGGTCTGGTCATCGGCATCATCATGTCAATTCCGTTCATCGGCTGGGTCATCGCCATCTTCCTCTACCCGGTGCTCGGGATCTTCACGGCCAGATACATGACCCTCATCTACGACAGCGCCGCGGCGCCTGCGTGA
- a CDS encoding DUF4013 domain-containing protein, protein MDYGTLIGRSYEYTTEAVWGKWGKWVLLIISSIIFPLIMGYMMEIYRGRTPAPELKDWIKLFVDGVKLFIVELIYSIPLIIVALVFFGGAALAFYSGGGMTAAASATFIIGSIIFFVLAVLIGLVSIFAGIRLARTDRFGEAFNISAIIGHIGAVGWLYYLVALVIAYIIVWVVTFVLMLIPIVGGLILLIITPAISIFMARYVTLIYESVPVSE, encoded by the coding sequence ATGGATTATGGTACGTTGATAGGCAGGTCGTATGAGTATACGACAGAGGCAGTCTGGGGAAAATGGGGGAAGTGGGTTCTGCTGATCATCTCTTCGATCATCTTTCCCCTGATCATGGGATATATGATGGAGATCTACCGGGGGAGGACGCCTGCGCCTGAACTCAAGGACTGGATCAAACTCTTTGTCGACGGGGTCAAACTCTTCATCGTCGAACTCATCTACAGCATCCCGCTCATCATCGTCGCTCTGGTCTTCTTCGGCGGGGCGGCGCTGGCGTTCTATAGCGGCGGCGGTATGACGGCCGCGGCCTCGGCGACATTCATCATCGGCTCAATCATCTTCTTCGTCCTCGCCGTCCTCATCGGTCTGGTCTCGATCTTTGCAGGGATCAGGCTTGCACGGACCGACCGTTTCGGCGAGGCCTTCAACATCTCAGCGATCATCGGGCATATCGGTGCGGTCGGATGGCTGTATTATCTTGTCGCCCTGGTCATTGCGTATATCATCGTCTGGGTGGTGACCTTTGTGCTGATGCTCATCCCGATCGTCGGGGGGTTGATCCTCCTTATCATCACGCCGGCGATCTCGATCTTCATGGCCAGGTACGTGACGCTCATCTACGAGAGTGTGCCGGTGTCGGAGTGA
- the purH gene encoding bifunctional phosphoribosylaminoimidazolecarboxamide formyltransferase/IMP cyclohydrolase: MKWALLSVWDKTGIVDLAQTLVENGYRIISSGGTGRALGEAGIDFVEVSEYTGSPEIMGGRVKTLHPRVHGGLLGRPDVDAEIMKELDINPIELVVVNLYPFEKMAGENLGLDELIEYIDIGGPAMIRAAAKNFKYVSVVVDPADYAMVKENVANGGFTYEQRLGLAKKVFARTAAYDAAISNHLHSLDGDFPEVYTVQFTNRRSLRYGENPHQLAAVYGDHGIAGQTPLQGKEMSYNNYLDVDAAVSLLREFEEPASVIVKHNNPCGVAIGKDGLEAYLAAREVDPVSAYGSIVAVNTPVDTAIAEELCGTFVEVIVAPSFTPEAIEIMKRKPNMRVLVLPEKSPADRLRSIDGGALVQRTPEPKEEWKVVSEREPTTEEIAAMHFAMKVCKHTKSNAIIYANDHAAIGIGAGQMNRVDSAKIAVEKARSSLKGAVVASDAFLPFADTMEVAAAAGATALVQPGGSIRDQEVIDAANKLNVAMVFTGVRYFRH, encoded by the coding sequence ATGAAATGGGCACTTCTCTCTGTCTGGGACAAGACCGGGATTGTGGATCTTGCACAGACGCTTGTTGAGAACGGCTACCGTATCATCAGTTCAGGGGGGACCGGACGGGCCCTCGGAGAAGCAGGGATCGATTTCGTTGAGGTCTCCGAGTACACAGGCTCGCCCGAGATCATGGGCGGGAGGGTCAAGACCCTCCACCCGCGCGTCCACGGCGGACTCCTCGGCAGACCTGATGTGGATGCCGAGATCATGAAGGAACTCGACATCAACCCCATCGAGCTGGTGGTCGTCAACCTCTATCCCTTCGAGAAGATGGCCGGAGAGAACCTCGGTCTCGACGAACTCATCGAATATATCGATATCGGAGGCCCGGCGATGATCAGGGCGGCGGCCAAGAACTTCAAGTATGTCTCGGTCGTCGTCGACCCGGCCGACTACGCCATGGTGAAGGAAAACGTCGCAAATGGCGGGTTCACCTATGAACAGCGGCTCGGGCTTGCAAAGAAGGTCTTCGCCCGCACCGCAGCATACGATGCGGCCATCTCCAACCACCTGCACTCGCTCGACGGCGACTTCCCCGAGGTCTACACCGTGCAGTTCACGAATCGGCGGAGCCTCAGGTACGGTGAGAACCCGCACCAACTGGCGGCGGTCTACGGCGACCACGGGATCGCCGGCCAGACGCCTCTCCAGGGCAAGGAGATGTCGTACAATAACTATCTCGACGTCGATGCGGCGGTCTCCCTGCTCCGTGAGTTCGAGGAACCCGCTTCGGTGATCGTCAAGCACAACAACCCGTGCGGCGTCGCCATCGGCAAGGACGGACTCGAAGCCTACCTCGCCGCCCGCGAGGTCGATCCCGTCTCGGCCTACGGTTCGATCGTGGCTGTCAACACCCCGGTGGACACCGCGATCGCCGAGGAACTCTGCGGCACCTTTGTCGAAGTGATCGTGGCCCCGTCGTTCACGCCTGAGGCCATCGAGATCATGAAGAGGAAGCCGAACATGCGGGTGCTCGTCCTGCCCGAGAAGTCTCCGGCCGACAGACTCAGGTCCATCGACGGCGGTGCGCTGGTCCAGCGGACTCCCGAGCCCAAGGAAGAGTGGAAGGTCGTCTCAGAGCGCGAACCGACGACGGAAGAGATCGCGGCGATGCACTTTGCGATGAAGGTCTGCAAGCACACGAAGAGCAACGCGATCATCTATGCCAACGACCATGCCGCCATCGGGATCGGCGCCGGCCAGATGAACCGGGTCGACTCGGCGAAGATCGCCGTCGAGAAGGCGCGGTCGTCCCTGAAGGGTGCGGTCGTGGCGTCCGACGCCTTCCTGCCCTTCGCCGACACCATGGAAGTCGCCGCGGCGGCCGGGGCGACGGCCCTCGTGCAGCCCGGCGGTTCGATCCGTGACCAGGAAGTGATCGACGCCGCAAACAAACTGAATGTGGCGATGGTCTTCACCGGCGTGCGGTACTTCAGGCACTAA
- a CDS encoding phosphoadenosine phosphosulfate reductase domain-containing protein, with amino-acid sequence MQEPAVKKTLYWCPVCNLPLIGKNCRCGAEGTPVVLQKPYDVRPALSHDMELLRSLLRDRFGIDRLPQVVLFNKIGGVDRAESVIADGVVFGRLTFDPVSRTYTFDLSFEALSYLLPSVTRSVVDITEAAAGQGLNQGRIGGKKVAVRTTDLEDGPVVVRMGNLAGVGTLREGEVKVKQIGRVDPVEAPDPSWEETGKANAKHLKNLERTAIRFIRQHMHDRPRANVSFSGGKDSTVVLELARRAGVEEVYYVNTGVEFPETVKFVRECGIEKVLHGPDFWSELKKHGLPRKDDRWCCERLKLQPVKNWLEQEGPCVTIQGNRWYESFSRSNLPPVIENPFNPRQLNISPIRNWRALEVFLYLWWRQVPYNPLYEEGFERVGCWLCPAMLESEAARTREIHPELVARWDKHLSAWGKKEHIPQRCIEMGIWRWQEPPPKMRELAAQCGIRLPKKRQKQ; translated from the coding sequence ATGCAGGAACCCGCCGTCAAGAAGACTCTGTACTGGTGCCCGGTCTGCAATCTCCCTCTCATCGGCAAGAATTGCCGGTGCGGAGCCGAGGGCACCCCCGTAGTTCTCCAGAAACCCTATGATGTCAGGCCGGCGCTCAGTCACGACATGGAACTCCTGCGTTCCCTTCTCCGTGACCGCTTCGGGATCGACCGCCTCCCGCAGGTGGTCCTCTTCAACAAGATCGGGGGGGTGGACCGCGCGGAGTCTGTCATCGCCGATGGTGTCGTCTTCGGGCGACTCACTTTCGACCCGGTCTCCAGGACCTATACCTTTGACCTCTCTTTTGAGGCACTGTCCTATCTCCTCCCCTCGGTCACCAGGAGCGTCGTCGACATCACCGAGGCCGCCGCCGGACAGGGACTGAACCAGGGGCGGATCGGCGGGAAGAAAGTCGCGGTCAGGACGACCGATCTTGAGGACGGCCCGGTGGTGGTGAGGATGGGCAACCTCGCCGGTGTCGGGACGCTCAGAGAGGGCGAGGTAAAGGTGAAGCAGATCGGGCGGGTCGACCCGGTCGAAGCCCCCGATCCGTCATGGGAGGAGACGGGGAAGGCAAACGCAAAGCACCTCAAGAACCTGGAGAGGACGGCGATCCGGTTCATCAGGCAGCACATGCACGACCGCCCCAGGGCGAACGTCTCGTTCTCGGGGGGGAAGGACAGCACCGTCGTCCTCGAACTTGCCCGCCGGGCCGGGGTCGAGGAGGTCTATTATGTGAACACCGGGGTGGAGTTCCCTGAGACGGTCAAGTTTGTCAGGGAGTGCGGAATCGAGAAGGTGCTGCATGGGCCCGACTTCTGGTCCGAACTGAAAAAGCACGGCCTGCCCAGGAAGGACGACCGGTGGTGCTGCGAGAGGCTCAAACTTCAGCCGGTGAAGAACTGGCTCGAACAGGAGGGGCCGTGCGTCACCATCCAGGGGAACCGGTGGTACGAGTCGTTCTCGCGCTCGAACCTCCCCCCGGTGATCGAGAACCCCTTCAACCCGCGGCAGTTGAACATCTCGCCGATCCGGAACTGGCGGGCACTCGAGGTATTCCTGTACCTCTGGTGGCGGCAGGTGCCGTACAACCCCCTCTACGAAGAGGGGTTCGAGCGGGTGGGGTGCTGGCTCTGCCCGGCCATGCTGGAGAGCGAGGCGGCGCGGACGCGTGAAATCCACCCTGAACTTGTCGCCAGGTGGGACAAACACCTCAGTGCATGGGGAAAGAAGGAACATATCCCCCAGCGCTGCATCGAGATGGGGATCTGGCGGTGGCAGGAGCCGCCACCGAAGATGCGGGAACTCGCGGCGCAGTGCGGGATCAGGCTCCCGAAGAAGAGACAAAAGCAGTAA
- a CDS encoding nucleotide exchange factor GrpE, which produces MNQKVPEEAGPSHTGKEGGAAEETCEELRNENENLKKASEDLNQRYLRLAADFDNFRKRSARQADEVRQFALEKFAVELLEVADNFERALKADDASLREGLESIQKEFSGILEKHGVRPIECVNQEFNPEEHEAVACIPSDHPEGTVVEEFIRGYCMHDTVIRHAKVAVSKGKE; this is translated from the coding sequence ATGAATCAGAAGGTGCCTGAAGAAGCCGGCCCCTCGCATACCGGCAAGGAGGGAGGAGCCGCCGAAGAGACCTGTGAGGAACTCAGGAATGAGAATGAGAACCTCAAGAAAGCCTCTGAGGATCTGAACCAGCGGTACCTCCGTCTTGCTGCGGATTTCGACAACTTCAGAAAGCGTAGCGCACGGCAGGCCGATGAGGTCAGGCAGTTCGCACTCGAAAAATTCGCCGTTGAACTGCTGGAAGTTGCCGACAACTTCGAGCGGGCGCTGAAGGCCGACGATGCCTCTCTTCGCGAGGGGCTTGAGAGTATCCAGAAAGAGTTCTCCGGGATCCTGGAGAAGCATGGTGTCAGACCGATCGAGTGCGTGAACCAGGAGTTTAACCCTGAAGAGCACGAGGCGGTCGCCTGCATCCCGTCCGACCACCCGGAAGGCACAGTTGTTGAAGAATTCATCCGCGGCTACTGTATGCACGACACGGTTATCAGGCACGCAAAGGTCGCAGTCTCCAAAGGAAAAGAATAA
- the dnaK gene encoding molecular chaperone DnaK, with protein sequence MASEKVLGIDLGTTNSCMAIMEGGSPVVIANAEGGRTTPSVVAFSKDGERLVGNVAKRQAVTNPKKTITSIKRNMGTDETVGIDDKKYTPQEISAMILQKLKVDAEAYLGEEIAKAVITVPAYFNDAQRQATKDAGKIAGLEVMRIINEPTASALAYGIEKEEESTVLVYDLGGGTFDVSILQLGDGVFEVKATAGNNRLGGDDFDQRVVEWIVSEFKAKEGIDLSKDPMAMQRVKDAAENAKKELSSVQKSNINLPYITTDETGPKFLDLDLSRAKFEQLIGDLVEKTIEPVKQALSDAKLTASDIDHVLLVGGSTRVPLVQEMVKKVTGKDPDKGLNPDECVAVGAAIQGGVLTGEAKDVLLLDVTPLSLGIETLGGIATQLIERNTTIPTRKSQIFSTAADGQTSVEIHVIQGERALAKDNFTLGRFQLAGIPPAPRGIPQIEVTFDIDANGIVHVSAKDLGTGKEQTITIKGGKGLSDEEIEKMVNDAKGAEEDDKKKREEIEVRNNADSAVYAAEKAIKESGDKISEDDKKKIEESSAALKTALEGDDTEEIKKKMEELTEAVYAVTAKIYQEAQQAAQQAEQAAGAEGAEKKQDDDVVDADFNVKDEKKE encoded by the coding sequence ATGGCATCAGAAAAAGTACTCGGCATTGATCTCGGGACGACGAACTCCTGCATGGCGATCATGGAAGGCGGCAGCCCGGTCGTCATCGCAAACGCCGAAGGCGGCAGGACAACCCCCTCGGTTGTGGCATTCAGCAAAGACGGCGAGCGTCTTGTCGGCAATGTCGCAAAGAGGCAGGCGGTCACCAACCCCAAAAAGACCATCACCTCGATCAAGCGGAATATGGGGACCGACGAGACGGTCGGGATCGACGACAAGAAATACACCCCGCAGGAGATCTCGGCCATGATCCTCCAGAAGCTGAAGGTCGATGCCGAGGCCTATCTGGGCGAGGAGATCGCGAAGGCAGTCATCACTGTCCCGGCCTACTTCAACGACGCCCAGAGGCAGGCGACCAAGGACGCCGGCAAGATCGCGGGCCTTGAAGTGATGCGGATCATCAACGAACCGACCGCGAGCGCCCTTGCCTACGGCATCGAGAAGGAAGAAGAGTCGACGGTCCTCGTCTACGACCTCGGCGGCGGCACCTTCGATGTCTCCATCCTCCAGCTCGGCGACGGTGTCTTCGAGGTGAAGGCGACGGCCGGGAACAACCGTCTCGGCGGTGACGACTTCGACCAGCGGGTCGTCGAGTGGATCGTCTCTGAGTTCAAGGCAAAAGAGGGGATCGACCTCAGCAAGGATCCGATGGCGATGCAGCGGGTGAAGGACGCTGCCGAGAATGCCAAGAAGGAACTCTCGAGCGTTCAGAAGTCCAACATCAACCTCCCCTACATCACCACCGACGAGACCGGGCCGAAGTTCCTGGATCTTGACCTCTCGCGTGCGAAGTTCGAGCAGCTCATCGGCGACCTGGTCGAGAAGACGATCGAGCCGGTGAAGCAGGCGCTCTCCGACGCAAAGTTGACCGCCTCCGACATCGACCACGTCCTCCTGGTCGGCGGGTCGACCCGTGTCCCGCTCGTGCAGGAGATGGTGAAGAAGGTCACCGGCAAGGATCCCGACAAGGGGCTCAACCCTGACGAGTGTGTGGCTGTCGGTGCCGCCATCCAGGGTGGTGTGCTCACCGGCGAGGCCAAGGACGTCCTCCTCCTCGATGTCACTCCACTCTCTCTCGGCATCGAGACCCTCGGCGGGATCGCCACCCAGTTGATCGAGCGCAACACCACCATCCCGACCAGGAAGAGCCAGATCTTCTCCACGGCCGCAGACGGTCAGACCAGTGTCGAGATCCATGTGATCCAGGGCGAGCGCGCCCTCGCCAAGGACAACTTCACCCTCGGGCGGTTCCAGCTTGCGGGGATCCCCCCGGCACCCCGCGGCATCCCGCAGATCGAGGTCACCTTCGACATCGACGCCAACGGCATCGTCCACGTCTCGGCCAAGGATCTGGGCACCGGCAAGGAACAGACCATCACCATCAAGGGCGGCAAGGGTCTCTCCGACGAGGAGATCGAGAAGATGGTCAACGACGCAAAGGGCGCCGAAGAAGACGACAAGAAGAAGCGCGAGGAGATCGAGGTCCGCAACAATGCCGACTCTGCGGTCTACGCTGCCGAGAAGGCGATCAAGGAGTCCGGCGACAAGATCAGCGAGGACGATAAGAAAAAGATCGAGGAGAGTTCCGCTGCCCTGAAGACGGCCCTCGAAGGCGACGACACGGAGGAGATCAAGAAGAAGATGGAAGAACTCACCGAGGCCGTCTACGCCGTCACCGCCAAGATCTACCAGGAAGCCCAGCAGGCGGCGCAGCAGGCCGAGCAGGCCGCCGGCGCCGAGGGTGCGGAGAAGAAGCAGGACGACGATGTCGTCGATGCCGACTTCAACGTCAAGGACGAGAAGAAAGAGTGA